A window of the Branchiostoma lanceolatum isolate klBraLanc5 chromosome 13, klBraLanc5.hap2, whole genome shotgun sequence genome harbors these coding sequences:
- the LOC136447418 gene encoding putative defense protein 3, which translates to MFRFWLPVFLVYFAACFLQRGASFPGGAPTDACQNLTPGHVNITANSSASPFTIMPASTTYQPGGTLRVQVMGASFRGILLQARDSTNQAVGFWSDFPDFTRSLTCNNSADSVTHQNTSMKVTGTNFTWNAPRTSPGDVEFVATIAQSREQYWLSITSDPVSGGNRANIHFGSAVFSLLTIILLTNWVVEG; encoded by the exons ATGTTTCGTTTCTGGCTTCCCGTTTTTCTCGTCTACTTTGCGGCGTGTTTCTTGCAGCGGGGCGCGTCTTTCCCCGGCGGGGCCCCGACCGACGCGTGCCAGAACCTGACGCCGGGGCACGTCAACATCACGGCTAACTCCTCCGCAAGCCCGTTCACCATCATGCCGGCTAGTACCACCTACCAACCCGGAGGCACACTGCGCG TTCAGGTAATGGGAGCCTCCTTCCGAGGCATCCTTCTCCAGGCCCGAGACAGCACCAACCAGGCGGTCGGCTTCTGGTCGGACTTTCCCGACTTCACCCGATCGCTGACGTGCAACAACTCGGCAGACTCCGTCACTCATCAGAACACTTCGATGAAAGTCACCGGAACCAACTTCACCTGGAACGCACCGAGGACTTCTCCGGGGGATGTAGAGTTCGT CGCGACGATTGCCCAGTCACGTGAGCAGTACTGGCTGAGCATCACCTCAGACCCCGTCTCTGGAG GAAACCGAGCCAACATCCACTTTGGATCTGCAGTCTTCAGCCTGCTGACCATCATACTGCTGACCAACTGGGTGGTGGAGGGGTAG